In Trueperaceae bacterium, one DNA window encodes the following:
- a CDS encoding lipid-A-disaccharide synthase-related protein, giving the protein MPSPAPPPGADVPPGCGPSPSILFVSNGHGEDVVAARIAAAVHAVRPDATLHAFATVGDGAAYDGLDVRRLGPALRVPSGGFTFEHPSLLARDLRAGLVSTSLHQMRVLRGLAVDRVVAVGDVWAAGLGALPRAARRHAVQTLVSAYTEAGGARLGVRAFRDRFTGLERALLARAYAAVHPRDAASEVRLRAAGLPARALGNPMMDGLDVAPDPDLDVAGDATDAPVARVALLPGTRGQAPDALARMVEALVRLPDVHGAVAWAAGPFPAPPTGWSVDVRGDDRVVWRRGDVAVPLVRGRFASVLAWADLALGTSGTAQEQAAGRGRPVVAFATDARYPASFLAKQRRLLGDALEVVPSAPAAIAAAVAALAHDPRERARRGAVGRERMGAPGGAARIADAVVSDLAPPRSPGGAHDGGRDARISR; this is encoded by the coding sequence GTGCCGTCGCCCGCCCCACCGCCCGGTGCCGACGTCCCGCCCGGCTGCGGACCGTCTCCCTCGATCCTGTTCGTGTCCAACGGGCACGGGGAGGACGTCGTGGCGGCGCGGATCGCCGCCGCGGTGCACGCGGTGCGGCCCGACGCGACCCTGCACGCCTTCGCGACGGTCGGGGACGGCGCCGCCTACGACGGCCTCGACGTCCGCCGGCTCGGGCCGGCCCTCCGGGTCCCCAGCGGCGGCTTCACGTTCGAGCACCCCAGCCTCCTCGCGCGCGACCTGCGCGCGGGGCTCGTCTCGACCTCCCTGCATCAGATGCGGGTCCTGCGCGGCCTCGCGGTCGACCGCGTCGTCGCGGTCGGGGACGTGTGGGCGGCCGGGTTGGGCGCGCTCCCGCGCGCCGCGCGACGCCACGCCGTCCAGACCCTCGTCTCGGCCTACACCGAGGCGGGCGGCGCGCGTCTCGGCGTGCGGGCGTTCCGCGACCGCTTCACCGGCCTCGAGCGCGCGCTCCTGGCGCGCGCGTACGCCGCGGTGCACCCCCGGGACGCGGCCAGCGAGGTGCGCCTCCGAGCGGCGGGGCTGCCGGCACGCGCCCTCGGGAACCCCATGATGGACGGCCTCGACGTCGCGCCCGACCCCGACCTCGACGTAGCCGGTGACGCGACCGACGCGCCCGTCGCGCGGGTCGCGTTGCTGCCCGGTACGCGGGGGCAGGCCCCCGACGCACTCGCGCGGATGGTGGAGGCGCTCGTGCGCCTCCCCGACGTCCACGGCGCGGTGGCGTGGGCGGCCGGCCCCTTCCCGGCCCCGCCGACCGGCTGGTCGGTCGACGTTCGCGGCGACGACCGGGTCGTGTGGCGGCGAGGCGACGTGGCGGTCCCCCTCGTCCGCGGTCGCTTCGCGTCGGTCCTCGCCTGGGCCGACCTGGCGCTGGGGACGTCCGGCACCGCGCAGGAGCAGGCCGCCGGGCGGGGCCGGCCCGTCGTGGCGTTCGCGACCGATGCGCGCTACCCCGCGAGCTTCCTCGCGAAGCAGCGACGGCTGTTGGGCGACGCGCTCGAGGTGGTGCCGTCCGCACCGGCCGCCATCGCGGCGGCGGTCGCCGCCCTCGCCCACGACCCGCGCGAGCGGGCGCGGCGGGGCGCGGTGGGGCGCGAACGCATGGGGGCCCCCGGCGGCGCGGCCCGCATCGCCGACGCCGTCGTGAGCGACCTCGCCCCCCCTCGGTCGCCCGGAGGGGCGCACGACGGCGGTCGGGATGCGAGGATTTCCCGGTGA
- a CDS encoding methyltransferase domain-containing protein produces the protein MQDLRPEFFRRLDERPDALFYDAPRYESHFDAAGRGFVADANATLLRPGDHLLDLMAGVATHLNRDDAHVTGLGLNADELAENPHVHEAVVHDLNEHPTLPFRDAAFDAVTCTAAVHYMTRPLATFEEVARLVRPGGRFAVAYTERFYDAKAVLAWRASDDAAHERLVRLFFAASGAFAPPEVRHFESPDGGRVTWMAALRLDPCHSV, from the coding sequence ATGCAGGACCTGCGCCCCGAGTTCTTCCGTCGCCTCGACGAACGCCCCGACGCCCTCTTCTACGACGCGCCCCGCTACGAGTCGCACTTCGATGCGGCGGGACGCGGGTTCGTGGCCGACGCCAACGCGACGCTGCTTCGTCCCGGCGACCACCTCCTGGACCTGATGGCGGGCGTCGCGACGCACCTGAACCGCGACGACGCCCACGTGACGGGGTTGGGCCTGAACGCCGACGAGCTGGCGGAGAACCCGCACGTGCACGAGGCGGTCGTGCACGACCTGAACGAACACCCGACGCTGCCGTTCCGCGACGCCGCCTTCGACGCCGTGACGTGCACCGCGGCGGTGCACTACATGACGCGTCCCCTCGCGACGTTCGAGGAGGTCGCCCGACTGGTGCGGCCCGGCGGGCGTTTCGCCGTCGCCTACACCGAACGGTTCTACGACGCCAAGGCGGTCCTCGCGTGGCGCGCCTCCGACGACGCCGCCCACGAGCGCCTGGTGCGCCTCTTCTTCGCGGCGTCCGGCGCCTTCGCGCCGCCCGAGGTGCGGCACTTCGAGAGTCCCGATGGGGGGCGCGTCACCTGGATGGCGGCCCTCCGCCTCGACCCCTGCCACTCCGTCTGA